AGGTGTCAGAGGCAATGCTGAGAAGCCTATTGTTATAAGCGGTCCTTCTGGAGTTGGAAAGGGAACGCTTATCTCAATGCTTATGAAGGAGTTTCCTTCAATGTTTGGGTTCTCAGTGAGCCACACAACTCGATCTCCGAGGTCTATGGAGAGAGACGGTGTTCATTATCACTTTGCTGATAAAAAAGTTATggagaaagaaatcaaagatgGAAGGTTTCTTGAGTTTGCTTCTGTTCACGGTAATCTCTATGGAACCAGCATTGAGGCCGTTGAGGTGGTAACAGATTCAGGAAAGGTATAAAAGAAAACTTTTGGATATGTAGATGATGCTTTCTGTGCCATTGATTCTTAAACGGTGATGAGTTTCTCTTTTGCTCATCACAGAGATGTATTCTCGACATTGATGTTCAAGGGGCAAGGTCTGTGAGAGCGAGTGCTCTTGATGCAGCATTCATATTCGTATGTCCACCTTCTATGAAAGAGCTTGAAGATCGGCTCCGTGCTAGGTAAAAATCAGGCTTTACAATACGATTTCTTGATATCTTACGTTACAGTTTCCAGGATGATCATTATcaatatatctattttcttaaaaaaacagaggaaccGAGACAGAGGAGCAAATTCAAAAGCGGCTTAGAAATGCTGAGGCAGAGATCAAAGAAGGGAAATCGTCAGGCATTTTTGGTCTTATGTTGTATAATGACAACCTCGAGGAATGCTATAAAAAGCTCAAGGTGAATCACCTTTTGTTAATTGCTCAAAAAGTAGTCATGTTCTGAATGAATAACAGTACCGGCTCTGTTTCCAGAAACTCTTGGGACTAGATGGAGTCTCTCTTGTCAATGGGGTAGAAAGTGAGAAACTGAACACTATGCATAGATTTCTTTTCcataaaataagtaaatgtGGAAACTAAttgctttttgtaattttatgatTCTGCAGTAGAAGGGATCAATCTTCCCACCGAGCACACAGTATCCAAAATGGAAGATAAGATCATTGTTCAAGAAACAGGAAAAGAAACTAGGAACAAGTAAGCAGCTAACTGAGCTAAGAATTAATGTTCTTATGTTTTTGATAATCTCTCTGAACTTGTATAAGTTATAATATGACCTTCTGGTAAATGATGGTATGCAGAATTGTGTTGGACTTATCTTCGCTAAATGGAGGGGCACCGGGTAGAACAAGGGGGATTCTTGTCGACACCATTAAGTTTTAAGCTGACAAAACATAAAACTGTTATTTCATTCATTACAGAGCCGTTTTCCCTTGGATTAGATAAGACATTCAAAGAGTTTAAGTGAACGATGATGATGGTAACTAAAGAGTTTGGgatgttgatgatattgttCGTTGTAATTTGGATTGACAAGAATCGAAGaatcaaatttgaaattcttttaGATGTTGGTTCTTGAGTTGAGGGATCAAATTCAGAAAAGCATAACTTGAACACATGACTCACGATTTGGATGTACAAGAGGCTTGAATGATCTTTGTCATGTATTGGGAAGAAAAAGACAGCAGTTGGTGTCAGTTAACAGTTGCACTTTTAAAAGCAGCCAATGAGATtacaaagaggaaaagaaaagaaagagacggCCGAAGAACAAGTTGGGACTTTGGAACAAAGTCTCATATGTGTCATGTCCTCTTCATCTTGCTCTCTGCACCGCTCATATACCGCAACTGCTTTTGAATCTTTAGGCTCAGGATCACTCTGGTGGGGCTAAAGTCGGTCGGATTGTAGTATAAGGAAGATTCGTGTAAGCCCACTAATGGTTCTGTCCTGAACATGGTCCTGCTCCACCAGTACAGACACTTGTACAAAAGACTTTAGAATCTGCCAAAACAAACGCGTGGAGTGACGtgcagtagtagtagtaactaACAAAGCTTCTCTTTAAACTTCTCAGAGCTTTATTTACTTTGATTATCATGGTGGGACTAACGAGTCCACACGACAAGCCCATGAACGCTTTGAGGTCCATTAAAGATGCAACAGAACACTGCTTCAGCTATTCAGCAAAAGACACTTCCTTTCACAGACTCAAAGATCAAAGCTAAGAAGACCttacaaaaattgaaacaagaatCATCAGCCTTCACTACTACAATTGTTGTTAAATCAGATCCTCAAACTATACACACTTCATTCACTTAAGAGCCTTTATGGCTCGTACAACGATTGACTAGACTCTGACGAGTTAGTCGGTGATGATCTTGCACAAGCAAAaggcggtggtggtggatcAACAGACAATGTACCTTCTAAAACCTTCACCACTTCCCCCATTGATGGTCTTAACCGTTCATCCGCCTGAACACACCAAAACGAGATTCTCAAAACCCGCTCGAGCTCCTCTACATCGAAATCTCCTTCTAATATTTTGTCCACAACGGTCTCTTTCCTCCCTTCAATCCATTCTCTATACACCCATTCACTCACTACTCCTTCTGGTTCATATCTACCCGTTACTAGAGCTAAAACCGTCTTCCCAAAATCTTCAACGTCTTTATTTGCAGCACATAAACCGAATCCATATTCAGTTAACTTAGCTTCCAAATCCTCCCCGAGCAGAATGTTTCCACAGTTCAAGTTCCCATGACTGACGAATTCCCTGCATTCTGTGTGGAGGTAACAAAGAGCTTTAGCCACGCTTAAGCAGGTTTCAGTTCTTATTCTCCAAGTTAGTTTCTTGCTTCGTAAAGGGTCAACAATGTGGTCCAGTATTGACCCGTTCTTAGCGTATTCATACACAAGAAATCTCCTGCCTAGCTCGCAGCAATAACCTTCAAGCTTTGCTAAGTTCTTGTGATGCATTGTACCTATCTTTGATGCAGAGCTCCTAAACTTCCTTTCTTCTATTAACGTCGCTTTCATTTCTTGAACCGCAACAAGTTCATTCTCCGGCATAACCCCTTTGAATATCCCTGGTCCTATGTTATGATCAAAGTTACCGGTCATGGCCTTTATCTCATCGACAGAGAAGATCATCACACCTTTGGGATTTGCAGCTTTGGAGAATCGATCAGCTTTCTTCTTAGCTAGCTGCTTCTTCCTCTGGTAGATGTACACAACAACACCAAGCTGAAACCCGAGAAACAGAACAAGTGTAGTGGAAGTTGCACCGATAAGACAAGGAAGACAGATACTGTGAGACTTCGGTACAGTGACTGGTGGTGACTCTTTAGAAACGTTTGGATTAACAGCAATGGGATCCAAACATGTTTTCACATATGATATCGAACTCACAGACGGATCAGAGTAACCGCTGATATAACGAGTCAGCTTCATGCGACATTGAGGATTCCCATCGTTCGTGTAAGTGACTGCAGTACAAGCAAAATCATCTGAACACACCTTCTTGCATCTCTGGGAGCTAATTCCAAAAACAACAGAATCATTAGCAGGGTAGATTCCATACAACTCAAAGTTCTTGAACTTCACCATGGGGTAACCAGATTTGCAGGTTGGCTTCTGATAAGGCACCAAGCATTTAGGATCCGAGAGCGATACAAAAGCGTTAAAAGGGCAAGTGCATCCAGAGGATCCTGAACTGTTAAAGGAACAAACTTGTGATCCACAAGTTGCGAAAACACGACACTGATTCTCAACAGCTTGCCAAACCGGTTTCCAAATCCTTGAATCCTCGTTCCAGGAATACATTCTCAGATTACCATCCCGGTCAAGCCTGAGAAACCTGAACTTGACAGTGTCGTTATGATCTTCCGCAAACACAGACCAAACAGGTCTCATCAGATCTTGATCCTCAAGAAACAGAGCTCCCTCAGAGGTAAGCACAGcaccaatcttcttcttcttcttcaaagctTCGTTTCCACTTGACCAGAAAGTAATGTTACTCTCCCATCTCAGCTGTAACCTCCCTGAATCCTCTAAATGAAGACTGTAATAGCTCGACCTAGAATTCTCACTAGCAGCTCTAAGCATCTCAAAAGAAGGTAACTTTTGGTTTGGAAGCAAAGTATCAGCAGGAGTATCAAAGCTCTGCCAAACAATCTCTTCTCTATCTTTCAACAACACGAGATTACCATCGTCACGAAGCAAAGCAGAGGATACAGAGAACCGGTTTGTCTTGCTGTTCCAAACCGGAACAcccaaagaagaatcaaacaaaaccaattctCCATTACTAGTGAGCTCGAAGTAGGAAGTGTTATCAGTAACGTAAACAACAGCTCCAGCAACCCAAACGACCTTACGCTGATCAGAAGGGATATAATCGGAGTTAAACCGGATACCGATACTAAACCGGTTAGGCAAACCGGGTGGGTTGAAAAACCCTAGAGCAAAATCACCATTGTTTGATACCCACAAGGTGTTTTCACCAACAACGAGCTTAGAACCCAGTTGAATCTCTGAAACAACGAACTGAAACGCAAAGAAgaagactagagagagagacaaaagcaGAGGTCgaagcatctttttttttttgtgtctggTTCAAAATCCAACAACAAGATACAAGGAAAGAGACTCTGCTTTCATCTCAACATCATccccaaaaatccaaaacctgtgtttcaaattaaaaaaaatctaaactttagaatggtgaaataaaaaaagatgaaccTCAAAAACTTGAAGAAGCTTAAANaaaatttctaaaaaaaaaaaaaaaaaaaaaaaaattggacccaCAGTTATATCAAATCACCACCAAGTATCAACAAATTGACTCTGAAGAAATTAAATagtgttgttgacaaaaaaaaaatttgatttattatcttcagagataaaaaaaaaagcgaacTGAACtttcgaagaagaaagatatgTGGAGGGTATTACAGTAAAGATTGACCATTAAAAAACAGAGACTTTAAGCTCTTGATAAATGGGACCCAAGATTGTTGagtttgaaggaaaaaaaaaaagctccttGAGTTGAGTGGGTTACTATAAGAATTTCAGAGAATGAAGCTgtgataaaacaaaattatatgaagaGGAAGACAGTGAAGACGCACTATACTAACCACAGTAACCAGTAGGTAGACGAAGAGATTGAAagagacgtttttttttttttttttctttctttttcttagagagaaacagagtttgagatcttgaagaagaagatgatgccAAGTTGGTTGATAGTAATAATAATGTGAGAAATCAATCTCTGAAGAAGGAGTTTGAGATGAATCTGATAAGttctttttttagaaagaaggatgttgcttctcttctcttgtttgGCCAATGTGAAAAGGAAGAAGTGGTTTATACTTAGCGCcgatacaaaagaaaacatttttttttttggggtatgGTTGGTTTTAATTGAACTTTGTCGTTTTCCTTTTACGAGTTGtcttttaaagaagaagaatgcaaaCAAATAggaatgtatatattttggattaCATCTTTAACCCAACAACATcttaaaaaaagattcaaaatccGAACctaagtttttaaaatcttgattgtttgtttgtcatAACTGTGACTAATTAGCGAGTTTAGATTGATAGAAGAGCGTGTGTGAATTAGATTAAGGGATGAAAATGGTCAAATTTATCAAGCAAATAAACCATTTTTTAGCGTACATAATCAATGCGTATAAATAATGTGTTAgccgactctctctctctctatgaaTGAAGTGTAATCAACGAATTTAGTGGTTCATATTCTCTGTTGATTCACACTTATTATCTTTAAGCAGTGGTCCATTGTCGTCATTTGTCTCTTAATTCATCTCTAatttaatttggatattaaCGATAATAATGATAAAGCACCAATAATTCTAGCAAAAAATAATAACGAAAACCAACATACAGTTCTTTTAATGGATGGATTCTTTATGTGATTCCGCATAGGATACCTGTCCGTCGGTACGGAAAACTTATGAGTGTGTTTAGTGTTTAGTTAGCATTTTATATCTCAGTTTTATCACTATATTTGGTTTGTAAATGCGGACCAGGTGCAAATagctttgttaacgaggttcggtttttcctactttCCGGGACCACatccagatttcgattccactaaaataagaaagcaaatacaacctattcgcaaatgcgtaaatcaagcacaaccctcttaattcaccgcttcgttctataacatgaaatcttaaggataaatctctacccttaactaaactcacaccaagcctagattcaaaccaaaataacctaaccttgggctaaactccccctgagcctagacttcagatcttcaactctcttgagcaaccttcacacacgtcacaccgacgaacaaagaagcttgaacaatacaagcaccaaaccgcgaaactaagccgcacacaaacacagaaaactctctaggatttatttttatctttcagCTTTCTTGTCtctctaggacgtgcccaaGACCTTcttatatacccatcaagacttcctaattaccataggagaagatttccaaatttcataagaaaaagattttttcctttttgctattttccttttccttgtaaaactccaatttaattaaccaaaaaaatagtagtTTTCATCTTTAATTCATCCTCAAACTATCCTTCAATATTGCTTTctcaaactttataaaaacttcTCACATACATAAAACAACAGCAatcttatattatgttttgaatcacagttttctttgttgtttttgtttcgaTAGATTTAGTCGATCTTATATTGTTTCTTCGATCATCAACTTGCAAATAAAAAGATAGCTAGCTATCTTTTTTGTCATTGTTTATAAattgttatccaaattagtataatatataactattcataaataatttaggatatttttcacatataaatgtttatggcaaataaaaaaatagaacattTGGGTATTTCGAGTCAAATTGTTAATAAGTAGTTAAATAAAAAGAGGGGTCAGCTTTGGACAGGAAGGGTTTGACGAGTTGCCTTTGCCTCGGTTGAAGAATTTCGGGCCCTATCAGTCTAGCACGTGTGTGTCTACATTCGCTTTCTTATCTTTTCACTCTTTTTGTTCGAAGCAAAACGCTCAAGTCTTAACGTTCGAATATAAAACTCGCttgttgaaaatgaaataatactattttgacatttttctgCGCTAATACAATTAAAGTACTCGTTTAGAGGGTTGCTAATTTAATCACACGTATccgagatttaaaaaaaaaagaattaagtatATGACACGTTTTTTAATCAGAGAAAGACTTATTAAACTATAGAATGAATCTCGACGTCAAAGCACTTGTTTAGTAGAAGAAATTAATATactcagaaaaaaaattgaaagtaacTTTcatcttttctatatatttgtgtgtagAAATATTACAGAAACAAATATTGATGAACGAGTAGtggaagatgagagagattCCCTTGCTAAGCTTTAAGTTATTTTTCACTTTCAAAAGGaaacttttcttttaactttctaCAGTAGAGAAATAATGCAAAATAGCTTTGTCATAAAGCTCATGCGTTGCATGCAGATTACAAGCCATGAGTgttatacaaaaagaaagaagttatTATTGGATTATCAAATGAAAACTGTTTGTCGTCAAAGtcaaatcaaaacttaaaagaaatgacaaaaatgGAGATTTGGAGAAGGGGAAACCATGGGGCATGGGATATGCAAACAGAGAGGATGGGTTACGGGTACTGTATCATACGTTCTCTATTCAGAGGGTCCATTCATCACTCAATCTCCCCATTTTAACATGGAGCAGTTGAACAACTTGGACTAATTTGCTCCCTTTTTCGTGTTTTACGTCATTATTATTACTacttttcaccttttttttaaatatatatacttttttttatgccaaattaaaattcaatatttaaaaaCCCAATAAGCCATATGACAAAAAACGTTTACAGAAAGTAGGATAAATTGACAACAATGTGTAATCCGTtacgtcaaaaaaaaaagttgtataatCCGTTGGAAACTATATAGAATCTAGTATTAGTTAAGTTTGAGACATGGATTGATGAATGCAATTTGTTTCGACGGTTGTAAATCTCAAATTCGATTTCACATTTTTGAAAGAGAACTAGAAAACATACTCCAACCTTCTTCTATTTGAGAAGGTCAATATATAAGTCTTAGTAATCATGGAAGATATATCATCAATCTTCAAATCATCTCTTCTAAATTTCTACTAATCaaactatactaataaaaaataggagctataagctcttAATACTGTCCACATagaattttaaacaaccaatagaaatttgacatatcacttattaacattttatacaattttcagaattttctatattaagaattattttaaactacctatcatgatttgatatgtcattcattaacattttttaaatttacagaattttttagaaaaagtaaaattttaaatttatggaaataaaaaaccaagcacaatatcccacatcggctagaaattttttagacaatggttcagaaccaatataaataagattaatatgcttccaacaacgaatgagcaggaaagcttgatttatcaggcgtccaagtttaaaagttttatttggtttaatctggttttttatttgatcaaattaaaacttttaacagtttcaaaaaaatattataatatttaaaagttcttagcttttaaaaagtttttaaatattataagttttaaattttaaaagtttaaaatattataaatattgaaaatttttaaaaggttcaaattttatatttcgaaaccttttaaaagtttaaatattataaatattgatgcaaaacataaattattttatttatctacatttatgctttttatttcttatgagctgtaaaacatatttttgtgtatgattttatagatgagttgatattctttcattattttttttgtttttggatctaaggaagaaggattgacatcgcaagactttaatttgatgtttgagtcaaattttgaggtttaaagaagaaatatggacgacaaacacacatgttttattagctatacataggcatgacccgggttacggttgtcacggttaaggtttattaaccatcggttatggttagaaatttttgtaaccttaaccagaatCGTTTACAAACGGTTAAAcagttacgtttaaatacggttacagTTCAAGCAGTTACTGTCATATACGGTTatggttatttgataatatgataaggttgatattatttgatgagagaatataattgatattatttatttataattaatatgttcttatagtgtactcatatttctatatatcatatgattcatattaaataaataattattagtatattttattatgtttttaaaatattataaaccaagtaaggattttggtttgagaagtttctaaacgcgtggatctaaaaccaaataagtatatggataaaattgtcaataattgggtgcatgtgttgactatgctggtaatcatgaatttcacaaattttatgagaaaagaaattattttgttcttggagtttgatgggttaacaagttgtgtggtagtataaaaaaaggtttttcagtggaagaatgtgaagaagttgacgaggaagaagaagaaaaagagtataacgaagaaccaaatggtaaaagttacgatgacaattaacacaaaaatgggacaatgaaaatgacaagaaaaaatatgaagaataagaaaacattgaataaaaaacacgaaaacataagttgtagcgatcaattaaatatgaaaacgagttaaattcatgattataaaattgtttcgtttttctggtggtcaaagaaaatggtttagaatATGTGaagtcatcagtttgatttgtctCGCCTGGACATctagttaaatttatgattttttatcagatttgattttataacacaatcgatttttatattttaaaaaattgtgtatctgaaattttattttttcaaaagtactagtattagttttttataaaataatattttattactataataaatcatatataatttttatcaaaatatatcaaataaactgaTTTGTAGTGTGACGTCGATTCAAAACTAGTActgataaaaagaaagaaaacatagtAAACACAAAGTCCTTAATAAAACTAGGCCTATTATGTTATCTTTCCACGTTACGGGCTCAGTAGTATTCACCTACTAGCTAATTGGGCTTGGAGTTAGGTTTAACTCGCTCCAGTCATGAAACTTTACATTTGTCTTTTTTCCCGACAATGACATCAAATGAATATTATTCGTTAGAAAGAATAGAattatactatatttattatatatatcgtGTCTATAGTGCATGATGTGCATCTTACGATATTTCATCTATTTGAAACAAGTACATGGACCCCCACAATTGCGAttattaaaggaaaaaagaaaaaagagagaaaaaatgagGAGCCACAAACAAAGATATCAGAAGAAAAGTTGCATCTACGGTTCGTAACATCCCATATGTCCCAAAATGGACCGAGGTTGGGTTCGGTTGTTTTCTCTTGTTCATATCACTTGACGTATATAGATAGCTTTTTCTTTTagatataattttgaattttctatatttcaacatatcttataatatttttacgtGTATCCTGTAGAAATACATTGCTGTACTGCTATTTTGTCCTGCAAAAGTTCTTGTACCggagttttttttatcatcaatcGCATCggtaatttttttaactgtcGATGATACGATTTAATCTGTGGtgttatcaaaaaattatatattctctagaaaatgatgatatatataatatgagaaatattttgttCCTCTATTTAATGTCTACACACTCAACATCACCAAACTCTTTGAAAGCGAACATATCTCCATTCAGTAGCCATCTCACCACATGACCTTCTCTTTAAGCTTGTCTCTTGGCACATATATAAACGTTAAAGTATGAAAACGAAGAATAGTATAAGAATCCATAACTTCATATCAATCAATTATTTATTAGGAACGTAACATCTCGACTGTATTATAATTATTCTATGCAGAGATTAAACATCCGAATTCAGTTTCCCATATTGTAGAGATATATTGTAGCTAGTACATTGACGTGTTCATTTCCAAAGAGAACTGAGACGTCATCTGTCTCCTTTTGAATTGCCAAATGGTACCCTTCTTCTGAGATTTGTGAACACTCACGAATTTCATATGAAAATCCATTTCAATAAGACAATATTTTAATTCCTAAATTTCTTCTCAATAATTATGGACCTCGATTGAGTTTTTGTTAGGTACTAATTCAATACAAAATTTCAGCTTTAC
The sequence above is drawn from the Camelina sativa cultivar DH55 chromosome 4, Cs, whole genome shotgun sequence genome and encodes:
- the LOC104782681 gene encoding G-type lectin S-receptor-like serine/threonine-protein kinase SD3-1, translated to MLRPLLLSLSLVFFFAFQFVVSEIQLGSKLVVGENTLWVSNNGDFALGFFNPPGLPNRFSIGIRFNSDYIPSDQRKVVWVAGAVVYVTDNTSYFELTSNGELVLFDSSLGVPVWNSKTNRFSVSSALLRDDGNLVLLKDREEIVWQSFDTPADTLLPNQKLPSFEMLRAASENSRSSYYSLHLEDSGRLQLRWESNITFWSSGNEALKKKKKIGAVLTSEGALFLEDQDLMRPVWSVFAEDHNDTVKFRFLRLDRDGNLRMYSWNEDSRIWKPVWQAVENQCRVFATCGSQVCSFNSSGSSGCTCPFNAFVSLSDPKCLVPYQKPTCKSGYPMVKFKNFELYGIYPANDSVVFGISSQRCKKVCSDDFACTAVTYTNDGNPQCRMKLTRYISGYSDPSVSSISYVKTCLDPIAVNPNVSKESPPVTVPKSHSICLPCLIGATSTTLVLFLGFQLGVVVYIYQRKKQLAKKKADRFSKAANPKGVMIFSVDEIKAMTGNFDHNIGPGIFKGVMPENELVAVQEMKATLIEERKFRSSASKIGTMHHKNLAKLEGYCCELGRRFLVYEYAKNGSILDHIVDPLRSKKLTWRIRTETCLSVAKALCYLHTECREFVSHGNLNCGNILLGEDLEAKLTEYGFGLCAANKDVEDFGKTVLALVTGRYEPEGVVSEWVYREWIEGRKETVVDKILEGDFDVEELERVLRISFWCVQADERLRPSMGEVVKVLEGTLSVDPPPPPFACARSSPTNSSESSQSLYEP
- the LOC104782680 gene encoding guanylate kinase 1-like, giving the protein MGEAPAFQVDHLENGHSHGVGVKSETNNTEISVDIGDRTFVIGGNHERNTFSIGVRIHDKNSNNWFSPIVLGTGPKPSKGYSASVLKQGRILVIKRGSPCNDSIWFLEVDSPYVREQKKLLKKEVVAWSKGVRGNAEKPIVISGPSGVGKGTLISMLMKEFPSMFGFSVSHTTRSPRSMERDGVHYHFADKKVMEKEIKDGRFLEFASVHGNLYGTSIEAVEVVTDSGKRCILDIDVQGARSVRASALDAAFIFVCPPSMKELEDRLRARGTETEEQIQKRLRNAEAEIKEGKSSGIFGLMLYNDNLEECYKKLKKLLGLDGVSLVNGVEIEGINLPTEHTVSKMEDKIIVQETGKETRNKIVLDLSSLNGGAPGRTRGILVDTIKF